From Camelus bactrianus isolate YW-2024 breed Bactrian camel chromosome 16, ASM4877302v1, whole genome shotgun sequence, the proteins below share one genomic window:
- the LIG3 gene encoding DNA ligase 3 isoform X1: MILAFKILFPPTLRALSRKELCLFREHHRPDIRQFSQWSETDLHGHRLLQRKKPVLSFQEGSLRPRATCLVSLPGSHVGLCSGPCEMAEQRFCVDYAKRGTAGCKKCKEKIVKGVCRIGKVVPNPFSESGGDMKEWYHIKCMFEKLERARATTKKIEDLTELEGWEELEDNEKEQISQHIADLSSKAAGTPKKKAIVQAKLTATGQVTSPVKSASFVTNTNPRKFSGFSAKPNNSGEARSSPAPKTSLSSSKCDPKHKDCLLREFRKLCAMVAENPSYNTKTQIIQDFLQKGSAGDGFHGDVYLTVKLLLPGVIKSVYNLNDKQIVKLFSRIFNCNSDDMARDLEQGDVSETIRVFFEQSKSFPPAAKSLLTIQEVDEFLLRLSKLTKEDEQQQALQDIASRCTANDLKCIIRLIKHDLKMNSGAKHVLDALDPNAYEAFKASRNLQDVVERVLRNEQEVEKEPGQRRALSVQASLMTPVQPMLAEACKSIEYAMKKCPNGMFSEIKYDGERVQVHKNGDHFSYFSRSLKPVLPHKVAHFKDYIPQAFPGGHSMILDSEVLLIDNKTGKPLPFGTLGVHKKAAFQDANVCLFVFDCIFFNDVSLMDRPLCERRKFLHDNMVEIPNRIMFSEMKQVTKASDLADMINRVIQEGLEGLVLKDVRGTYEPGKRHWLKVKKDYLNEGAMADTADLVVLGAFYGQGSKGGMMSIFLMGCYDPSSQKWCTVTKCAGGHDDATLARLQKELDMVKISKDPSKIPNWLKINKIYYPDFIVPDPKKAAVWEITGAEFSKSEAHTADGISIRFPRCTRIRDDKDWKSATNLPQLKELYQLSKERAAFTLVAGDEGSSTTGGSSGENEGTSGPAVSHKAPRASPKRPSASAKKAGEKLSGSDGRGGTKLAAKPSPVKVGEKRKAPDETPCQAKVLLDIFTGVRLYLPPSTPDFSRLRRYFVAFDGDLVQEFDMASATHVLGSRDKNPEAQQVSPEWIWACIRKRRLVAPC; encoded by the exons ATGATTTTGGCTTTTAAGATCCTCTTCCCACCAACTCTCCGTGCACTCAGCCGAAAAGAATTGTGCCTATTCCGAGAACATCACCGGCCTGACATAAGACAGTTCAGCCAGTGGTCAGAAACAGATCTTCATGGACACCGCCTCCTCCAGAGAAAAAAGCCTGTTCTGTCATTCCAGGAAGGCAGTCTAAGACCACGTGCCACCTGCCTTGTTTCCTTGCCAGGGTCGCATGTGGGACTCTGCAGTGGCCCCTGTGAGATGGCAGAGCAACGGTTCTGTGTGGACTATGCCAAACGTGGCACAGCTGGCTGCAAAAAATGCAAGGAGAAGATTGTCAAGGGCGTATGCCGAATCGGCAAAGTGGTGCCCAATCCCTTCTCAGAGTCGGGGGGCGATATGAAAGAGTGGTACCACATTAAATGCATGTTTGAGAAACTGGAACGGGCCCGGGCCACCACAAAAAAAATTGAGGACCTCACAGAGCTGGAAGGCTGGGAAGAGCTGGAAGATAATGAGAAAGAACAGATAAGCCAGCACATTGCAG ATCTGTCTTCGAAGGCAGCAGGCACACCAAAGAAGAAAGCCATTGTCCAGGCTAAGTTGACAGCCACTGGCCAGGTGACATCTCCAGTGAAGAGTGCCTCATTTGTCACCAATACCAATCCCCGGAAATTTTCTGGCTTTTCAG CCAAGCCCAACAACTCTGGGGAAGCCCGCTCAAGCCCTGCCCCTAAGACAAGTCTGTCCTCCAGCAAATGTGACCCCAAGCACAAGGATTGTCTGCTACGCGAGTTTCGGAAGTTGTGTGCCATGGTGGCTGAAAATCCTAGCTACAACACGAAGACCCAGATCATTCAGGACTTCCTTCAGaaaggctcagcaggag ATGGTTTCCACGGTGACGTGTACCTAACAGTGAAGCTGTTGCTGCCGGGTGTTATTAAGAGTGTTTACAACTTGAATGACAAGCAGATTGTGAAGCTTTTCAGCCGCATTTTTAATTGCAACTCAGATGATATGGCACGAGACCTAGAGCAG GGTGACGTGTCAGAGACAATCAGAGTCTTCTTTGAGCAGAGCAAGTCTTTCCCCCCAGCTGCCAAGAGCCTCCTTACCATCCAGGAGGTGGACGAATTCCTCCTGCGACTCTCCAAGCTCACCAAGGAGGATGAGCAACAACAGGCCCTTCAGGACATCGCCTCCAG GTGTACAGCCAATGACCTTAAGTGCATCATCAGGTTGATCAAGCATGATCTGAAGATGAACTCAGGTGCAAAACATGT GTTAGATGCCCTCGACCCTAATGCCTATGAAGCCTTCAAAGCCTCGCGCAACCTGCAGGATGTGGTGGAGCGGGTGCTCCGCAACGAGCAGGAGGTGGAGAAGGAGCCAGGCCAGAGACGAGCTCTGAGTGTCCAGGCCTCACTGATGACCCCGGTGCAGCCCATGCTG GCCGAGGCCTGCAAGTCCATCGAGTATGCGATGAAGAAGTGTCCGAATGGCATGTTCTCTGAGATCAAGTATGACGGGGAACGAGTCCAGGTGCACAAGAACGGGGACCACTTCAGCTACTTCAGTCGCAGCCTCAAGCCCGTCCTGCCGCACAAG gtgGCCCACTTTAAGGACTACATCCCCCAGGCTTTCCCTGGGGGCCACAGCATGATCTTGGACTCTGAGGTGCTCCTGATCGACAACAAGACAGGCAAACCACTGCCCTTTGGGACTCTGGGAGTGCACAAG AAAGCTGCCTTCCAGGATGCTAATGTCTGCCTGTTTGTTTTTGATTGTATCTTCTTCAATGATGTCAGCTTGATGGATAG GCCTCTGTGCGAGCGGCGGAAGTTTCTTCATGATAACATGGTTGAAATTCCCAACCGGATCATGTTCTCAGAAATGAAGCAAGTCACG AAAGCTTCAGACTTGGCCGACATGATCAATCGGGTGATCCAAGAGGGTCTGGAAGGGCTGGTGCTGAAAGACGTGAGG GGCACGTATGAGCCTGGAAAGCGTCATTGGCTGAAAGTGAAGAAAGACTACTTGAACGAGGGGGCCATGGCTGACACAGCTGACCTGGTGGTCCTTGGGGCCTTCTATGGGCAAGGGAGCAAAG GTGGCATGATGTCCATCTTCCTCATGGGCTGCTATGACCCGAGCAGCCAGAAGTGGTGCACAGTCACCAAGTGTGCAGGAGGCCACGACGACGCGACACTTGCCCGGCTGCAGAAGGAACTGGACATGGTGAAGATCAGCAAG GATCCCAGCAAGATACCCAACTGGCTGAAAATCAATAAGATCTACTACCCTGATTTCATCGTCCCAGACCCAAAG AAAGCTGCCGTGTGGGAGATCACAGGGGCTGAATTCTCCAAATCTGAGGCTCACACAGCCGACGGGATCTCCATCCGATTCCCTCGCTGCACCCGAATCCGTGATGATAAGGACTGGAAGTCTGCCACTAACCTCCCCCAACTCAAG gAACTGTACCAGCTGTCCAAGGAGCGGGCGGCCTTCACCCTAGTGGCCGGAGATGAGGGGAGCTCCACCACAGGGGGCAGCAGCGGAGAGAATGAGGGCACCTCGGGGCCAGCTGTCTCTCACAAGGCTCCGAGGGCCTCCCCCAAGCGGCCCTCGGCCAGTGCCaagaaggcaggagagaagctgAGTGGCTCCGACGGTAGAGGCG GCACCAAGCTGGCTGCAAAGCCTTCCCCTGTGAAAGTGGGAGAGAAGCGGAAGGCCCCCGATGAGACCCCGTGCCAAGCAAAG GTGCTGCTGGACATCTTCACTGGGGTGCGGCTCTACCTGCCGCCTTCCACTCCAGACTTCAGTCGTCTGAGACGCTACTTTGTGGCATTCGATGGGGACCTGGTGCAGGAATTTGACATGGCCTCAGCCACACATGTGCTGGGTAGCAGGGACAAGAACCCCGAGGCCCAGCAGGTCTCCCCGGAGTGGATTTGGGCATGTATCCGGAAACGGAGACTGGTAGCCCCCTGCTAG
- the LIG3 gene encoding DNA ligase 3 isoform X2, with protein sequence MILAFKILFPPTLRALSRKELCLFREHHRPDIRQFSQWSETDLHGHRLLQRKKPVLSFQEGSLRPRATCLVSLPGSHVGLCSGPCEMAEQRFCVDYAKRGTAGCKKCKEKIVKGVCRIGKVVPNPFSESGGDMKEWYHIKCMFEKLERARATTKKIEDLTELEGWEELEDNEKEQISQHIADLSSKAAGTPKKKAIVQAKLTATGQVTSPVKSASFVTNTNPRKFSGFSAKPNNSGEARSSPAPKTSLSSSKCDPKHKDCLLREFRKLCAMVAENPSYNTKTQIIQDFLQKGSAGDGFHGDVYLTVKLLLPGVIKSVYNLNDKQIVKLFSRIFNCNSDDMARDLEQGDVSETIRVFFEQSKSFPPAAKSLLTIQEVDEFLLRLSKLTKEDEQQQALQDIASRCTANDLKCIIRLIKHDLKMNSGAKHVLDALDPNAYEAFKASRNLQDVVERVLRNEQEVEKEPGQRRALSVQASLMTPVQPMLAEACKSIEYAMKKCPNGMFSEIKYDGERVQVHKNGDHFSYFSRSLKPVLPHKVAHFKDYIPQAFPGGHSMILDSEVLLIDNKTGKPLPFGTLGVHKKAAFQDANVCLFVFDCIFFNDVSLMDRPLCERRKFLHDNMVEIPNRIMFSEMKQVTKASDLADMINRVIQEGLEGLVLKDVRGTYEPGKRHWLKVKKDYLNEGAMADTADLVVLGAFYGQGSKGGMMSIFLMGCYDPSSQKWCTVTKCAGGHDDATLARLQKELDMVKISKDPSKIPNWLKINKIYYPDFIVPDPKKAAVWEITGAEFSKSEAHTADGISIRFPRCTRIRDDKDWKSATNLPQLKELYQLSKERAAFTLVAGDEGSSTTGGSSGENEGTSGPAVSHKAPRASPKRPSASAKKAGEKLSGSDGRGGTKLAAKPSPVKVGEKRKAPDETPCQAKRRPASQQRGRRAVPAGRR encoded by the exons ATGATTTTGGCTTTTAAGATCCTCTTCCCACCAACTCTCCGTGCACTCAGCCGAAAAGAATTGTGCCTATTCCGAGAACATCACCGGCCTGACATAAGACAGTTCAGCCAGTGGTCAGAAACAGATCTTCATGGACACCGCCTCCTCCAGAGAAAAAAGCCTGTTCTGTCATTCCAGGAAGGCAGTCTAAGACCACGTGCCACCTGCCTTGTTTCCTTGCCAGGGTCGCATGTGGGACTCTGCAGTGGCCCCTGTGAGATGGCAGAGCAACGGTTCTGTGTGGACTATGCCAAACGTGGCACAGCTGGCTGCAAAAAATGCAAGGAGAAGATTGTCAAGGGCGTATGCCGAATCGGCAAAGTGGTGCCCAATCCCTTCTCAGAGTCGGGGGGCGATATGAAAGAGTGGTACCACATTAAATGCATGTTTGAGAAACTGGAACGGGCCCGGGCCACCACAAAAAAAATTGAGGACCTCACAGAGCTGGAAGGCTGGGAAGAGCTGGAAGATAATGAGAAAGAACAGATAAGCCAGCACATTGCAG ATCTGTCTTCGAAGGCAGCAGGCACACCAAAGAAGAAAGCCATTGTCCAGGCTAAGTTGACAGCCACTGGCCAGGTGACATCTCCAGTGAAGAGTGCCTCATTTGTCACCAATACCAATCCCCGGAAATTTTCTGGCTTTTCAG CCAAGCCCAACAACTCTGGGGAAGCCCGCTCAAGCCCTGCCCCTAAGACAAGTCTGTCCTCCAGCAAATGTGACCCCAAGCACAAGGATTGTCTGCTACGCGAGTTTCGGAAGTTGTGTGCCATGGTGGCTGAAAATCCTAGCTACAACACGAAGACCCAGATCATTCAGGACTTCCTTCAGaaaggctcagcaggag ATGGTTTCCACGGTGACGTGTACCTAACAGTGAAGCTGTTGCTGCCGGGTGTTATTAAGAGTGTTTACAACTTGAATGACAAGCAGATTGTGAAGCTTTTCAGCCGCATTTTTAATTGCAACTCAGATGATATGGCACGAGACCTAGAGCAG GGTGACGTGTCAGAGACAATCAGAGTCTTCTTTGAGCAGAGCAAGTCTTTCCCCCCAGCTGCCAAGAGCCTCCTTACCATCCAGGAGGTGGACGAATTCCTCCTGCGACTCTCCAAGCTCACCAAGGAGGATGAGCAACAACAGGCCCTTCAGGACATCGCCTCCAG GTGTACAGCCAATGACCTTAAGTGCATCATCAGGTTGATCAAGCATGATCTGAAGATGAACTCAGGTGCAAAACATGT GTTAGATGCCCTCGACCCTAATGCCTATGAAGCCTTCAAAGCCTCGCGCAACCTGCAGGATGTGGTGGAGCGGGTGCTCCGCAACGAGCAGGAGGTGGAGAAGGAGCCAGGCCAGAGACGAGCTCTGAGTGTCCAGGCCTCACTGATGACCCCGGTGCAGCCCATGCTG GCCGAGGCCTGCAAGTCCATCGAGTATGCGATGAAGAAGTGTCCGAATGGCATGTTCTCTGAGATCAAGTATGACGGGGAACGAGTCCAGGTGCACAAGAACGGGGACCACTTCAGCTACTTCAGTCGCAGCCTCAAGCCCGTCCTGCCGCACAAG gtgGCCCACTTTAAGGACTACATCCCCCAGGCTTTCCCTGGGGGCCACAGCATGATCTTGGACTCTGAGGTGCTCCTGATCGACAACAAGACAGGCAAACCACTGCCCTTTGGGACTCTGGGAGTGCACAAG AAAGCTGCCTTCCAGGATGCTAATGTCTGCCTGTTTGTTTTTGATTGTATCTTCTTCAATGATGTCAGCTTGATGGATAG GCCTCTGTGCGAGCGGCGGAAGTTTCTTCATGATAACATGGTTGAAATTCCCAACCGGATCATGTTCTCAGAAATGAAGCAAGTCACG AAAGCTTCAGACTTGGCCGACATGATCAATCGGGTGATCCAAGAGGGTCTGGAAGGGCTGGTGCTGAAAGACGTGAGG GGCACGTATGAGCCTGGAAAGCGTCATTGGCTGAAAGTGAAGAAAGACTACTTGAACGAGGGGGCCATGGCTGACACAGCTGACCTGGTGGTCCTTGGGGCCTTCTATGGGCAAGGGAGCAAAG GTGGCATGATGTCCATCTTCCTCATGGGCTGCTATGACCCGAGCAGCCAGAAGTGGTGCACAGTCACCAAGTGTGCAGGAGGCCACGACGACGCGACACTTGCCCGGCTGCAGAAGGAACTGGACATGGTGAAGATCAGCAAG GATCCCAGCAAGATACCCAACTGGCTGAAAATCAATAAGATCTACTACCCTGATTTCATCGTCCCAGACCCAAAG AAAGCTGCCGTGTGGGAGATCACAGGGGCTGAATTCTCCAAATCTGAGGCTCACACAGCCGACGGGATCTCCATCCGATTCCCTCGCTGCACCCGAATCCGTGATGATAAGGACTGGAAGTCTGCCACTAACCTCCCCCAACTCAAG gAACTGTACCAGCTGTCCAAGGAGCGGGCGGCCTTCACCCTAGTGGCCGGAGATGAGGGGAGCTCCACCACAGGGGGCAGCAGCGGAGAGAATGAGGGCACCTCGGGGCCAGCTGTCTCTCACAAGGCTCCGAGGGCCTCCCCCAAGCGGCCCTCGGCCAGTGCCaagaaggcaggagagaagctgAGTGGCTCCGACGGTAGAGGCG GCACCAAGCTGGCTGCAAAGCCTTCCCCTGTGAAAGTGGGAGAGAAGCGGAAGGCCCCCGATGAGACCCCGTGCCAAGCAAAG AGGCGGCCAGCCAGccagcagagaggaaggagagccgTGCCCGCAGGCAGGAGATAG
- the LIG3 gene encoding DNA ligase 3 isoform X3, translating to MILAFKILFPPTLRALSRKELCLFREHHRPDIRQFSQWSETDLHGHRLLQRKKPVLSFQEGSLRPRATCLVSLPGSHVGLCSGPCEMAEQRFCVDYAKRGTAGCKKCKEKIVKGVCRIGKVVPNPFSESGGDMKEWYHIKCMFEKLERARATTKKIEDLTELEGWEELEDNEKEQISQHIADLSSKAAGTPKKKAIVQAKLTATGQVTSPVKSASFVTNTNPRKFSGFSAKPNNSGEARSSPAPKTSLSSSKCDPKHKDCLLREFRKLCAMVAENPSYNTKTQIIQDFLQKGSAGDGFHGDVYLTVKLLLPGVIKSVYNLNDKQIVKLFSRIFNCNSDDMARDLEQGDVSETIRVFFEQSKSFPPAAKSLLTIQEVDEFLLRLSKLTKEDEQQQALQDIASRCTANDLKCIIRLIKHDLKMNSGAKHVLDALDPNAYEAFKASRNLQDVVERVLRNEQEVEKEPGQRRALSVQASLMTPVQPMLAEACKSIEYAMKKCPNGMFSEIKYDGERVQVHKNGDHFSYFSRSLKPVLPHKVAHFKDYIPQAFPGGHSMILDSEVLLIDNKTGKPLPFGTLGVHKKAAFQDANVCLFVFDCIFFNDVSLMDRPLCERRKFLHDNMVEIPNRIMFSEMKQVTKASDLADMINRVIQEGLEGLVLKDVRGTYEPGKRHWLKVKKDYLNEGAMADTADLVVLGAFYGQGSKGGMMSIFLMGCYDPSSQKWCTVTKCAGGHDDATLARLQKELDMVKISKDPSKIPNWLKINKIYYPDFIVPDPKKAAVWEITGAEFSKSEAHTADGISIRFPRCTRIRDDKDWKSATNLPQLKPHAPETYHADCLRPVAGKGVTHPTFSLLLRNCTSCPRSGRPSP from the exons ATGATTTTGGCTTTTAAGATCCTCTTCCCACCAACTCTCCGTGCACTCAGCCGAAAAGAATTGTGCCTATTCCGAGAACATCACCGGCCTGACATAAGACAGTTCAGCCAGTGGTCAGAAACAGATCTTCATGGACACCGCCTCCTCCAGAGAAAAAAGCCTGTTCTGTCATTCCAGGAAGGCAGTCTAAGACCACGTGCCACCTGCCTTGTTTCCTTGCCAGGGTCGCATGTGGGACTCTGCAGTGGCCCCTGTGAGATGGCAGAGCAACGGTTCTGTGTGGACTATGCCAAACGTGGCACAGCTGGCTGCAAAAAATGCAAGGAGAAGATTGTCAAGGGCGTATGCCGAATCGGCAAAGTGGTGCCCAATCCCTTCTCAGAGTCGGGGGGCGATATGAAAGAGTGGTACCACATTAAATGCATGTTTGAGAAACTGGAACGGGCCCGGGCCACCACAAAAAAAATTGAGGACCTCACAGAGCTGGAAGGCTGGGAAGAGCTGGAAGATAATGAGAAAGAACAGATAAGCCAGCACATTGCAG ATCTGTCTTCGAAGGCAGCAGGCACACCAAAGAAGAAAGCCATTGTCCAGGCTAAGTTGACAGCCACTGGCCAGGTGACATCTCCAGTGAAGAGTGCCTCATTTGTCACCAATACCAATCCCCGGAAATTTTCTGGCTTTTCAG CCAAGCCCAACAACTCTGGGGAAGCCCGCTCAAGCCCTGCCCCTAAGACAAGTCTGTCCTCCAGCAAATGTGACCCCAAGCACAAGGATTGTCTGCTACGCGAGTTTCGGAAGTTGTGTGCCATGGTGGCTGAAAATCCTAGCTACAACACGAAGACCCAGATCATTCAGGACTTCCTTCAGaaaggctcagcaggag ATGGTTTCCACGGTGACGTGTACCTAACAGTGAAGCTGTTGCTGCCGGGTGTTATTAAGAGTGTTTACAACTTGAATGACAAGCAGATTGTGAAGCTTTTCAGCCGCATTTTTAATTGCAACTCAGATGATATGGCACGAGACCTAGAGCAG GGTGACGTGTCAGAGACAATCAGAGTCTTCTTTGAGCAGAGCAAGTCTTTCCCCCCAGCTGCCAAGAGCCTCCTTACCATCCAGGAGGTGGACGAATTCCTCCTGCGACTCTCCAAGCTCACCAAGGAGGATGAGCAACAACAGGCCCTTCAGGACATCGCCTCCAG GTGTACAGCCAATGACCTTAAGTGCATCATCAGGTTGATCAAGCATGATCTGAAGATGAACTCAGGTGCAAAACATGT GTTAGATGCCCTCGACCCTAATGCCTATGAAGCCTTCAAAGCCTCGCGCAACCTGCAGGATGTGGTGGAGCGGGTGCTCCGCAACGAGCAGGAGGTGGAGAAGGAGCCAGGCCAGAGACGAGCTCTGAGTGTCCAGGCCTCACTGATGACCCCGGTGCAGCCCATGCTG GCCGAGGCCTGCAAGTCCATCGAGTATGCGATGAAGAAGTGTCCGAATGGCATGTTCTCTGAGATCAAGTATGACGGGGAACGAGTCCAGGTGCACAAGAACGGGGACCACTTCAGCTACTTCAGTCGCAGCCTCAAGCCCGTCCTGCCGCACAAG gtgGCCCACTTTAAGGACTACATCCCCCAGGCTTTCCCTGGGGGCCACAGCATGATCTTGGACTCTGAGGTGCTCCTGATCGACAACAAGACAGGCAAACCACTGCCCTTTGGGACTCTGGGAGTGCACAAG AAAGCTGCCTTCCAGGATGCTAATGTCTGCCTGTTTGTTTTTGATTGTATCTTCTTCAATGATGTCAGCTTGATGGATAG GCCTCTGTGCGAGCGGCGGAAGTTTCTTCATGATAACATGGTTGAAATTCCCAACCGGATCATGTTCTCAGAAATGAAGCAAGTCACG AAAGCTTCAGACTTGGCCGACATGATCAATCGGGTGATCCAAGAGGGTCTGGAAGGGCTGGTGCTGAAAGACGTGAGG GGCACGTATGAGCCTGGAAAGCGTCATTGGCTGAAAGTGAAGAAAGACTACTTGAACGAGGGGGCCATGGCTGACACAGCTGACCTGGTGGTCCTTGGGGCCTTCTATGGGCAAGGGAGCAAAG GTGGCATGATGTCCATCTTCCTCATGGGCTGCTATGACCCGAGCAGCCAGAAGTGGTGCACAGTCACCAAGTGTGCAGGAGGCCACGACGACGCGACACTTGCCCGGCTGCAGAAGGAACTGGACATGGTGAAGATCAGCAAG GATCCCAGCAAGATACCCAACTGGCTGAAAATCAATAAGATCTACTACCCTGATTTCATCGTCCCAGACCCAAAG AAAGCTGCCGTGTGGGAGATCACAGGGGCTGAATTCTCCAAATCTGAGGCTCACACAGCCGACGGGATCTCCATCCGATTCCCTCGCTGCACCCGAATCCGTGATGATAAGGACTGGAAGTCTGCCACTAACCTCCCCCAACTCAAG CCACATGCTCCTGAGACCTACCACGCAGACTGCCTGAGGCCAGTGGCTGGGAAGGGAGTGACACACCCgaccttctccctccttctcaggAACTGTACCAGCTGTCCAAGGAGCGGGCGGCCTTCACCCTAG